The Tribolium castaneum strain GA2 chromosome 3, icTriCast1.1, whole genome shotgun sequence sequence ttgacaaagcACTGGGTTTCGTTGACGGAAAAATTTCCTCACAATCACAGCTTACTTCTTAAATGAAAATAAGAACACCACTTTGAAGCAAATGTAATTCCTTCTATTACTGACGAAAATTAACACGTTCATATGAAACTGTAATAAATCACCCGAAAAATTCAGtgattttgttatattttttaaaatacgaaaTTGCGGgaaaaattcttgaattaatttttagtctGAGTTGTGTAAAAAAGCTAGACAACACCAATAAGtatataaaagttttaatatgCAAACAAATAACATTAACTCTTATTCAAGACAACATCTCTGATTTGCTGTGTCAACCATTCAACTCCTTCCTGCAGGCCTTCCCCAGTCAGAGCGTTACTTGCAGCGATATGCCACGGCTTATCCATTATTTTATCCAACCCCAGTCCTGCGGCAATTTTAACACTGCTTAAAGCGTCTTTGCAGTCCATTTTGTTCGCAAAAAAGAGAACTGGAATTTTGCGATTACATATGTCTGGGTGTTGCAACAATAAATCCAATTCTTCTTTAACGACAACCAGTCGAAGGCGGTCACTGCTGTCCACCACAAAAATTATCCCGTGGCAGTCCTTGTAATAATGTTCCCACAGGTCGCGGTAGCGTCCATGCCCAGACATATCAAAGGCTGTGAAAGCCAAATTTTGATCTGAAATCGAATGTTtaagaaacaaagttgtgACCTTTTTGGACGTGAAgttactttgaaatttttcgacGCTGAACCCCACTGTTGGTACGATCTCAGTAACGCGTTCTTCttcatttttgaaatggttGACAACTGTCGATTTACCACTATTATTAAGTCCAACTACCAAAACattaacttctttttttcGCACACCAAGGAAAAAGGCaaatttactaaacaaaccCATAACGCATGACGTGTGTTTGTATTATAGCCCAGCGTTACCATGGTTTGAAACAATCGATGAACAGCAGGAGAAACACATTTATGGGAAAGCTCCCAGTTCCCTTAACCAAGAACGATAGGcggttacatttttgtaagtGAATTTAAACGACTGGAAACCAATCAAATGTTTGCCGTAATCAAATATGGGCACATGCAGTGCTTTCTCTAGGGGCATATTTGTAATTTGGAGTTCACCAAATTTCACTCTTTTTTGTAATGGAAGATGTAGATTAACGTCCCAATAGAATATTTGTTCTCTATTTGAAACATTTACAAACTGGGAGATGTAAAATCGTGTAGAAGCTTGATcagattttaatttgattgCCACGAGCTTCTCGtaccaaaaaacattttctattttttttattaagccACCTTTAGACCAGTAATGCGAGTTGCTGCGAACTGATAACAAGTCCCAATTGTCgctattataattaaaacaatcagTCGTTGTCAGTGCCCAGTTGGTTGAAAGTTTTGCAATTGTGCATTTAAATCGATCTTCATTTCCGTCAAAGTACATCTTTTCTAGTAAAGCTGCCACAGGAAAGTAATGTTGAATACTCAAGCCTTCTTCTTCATATTTTTCTTCggtttcttttcttttttgctCCAGTTTCATACTGAGCATCTCATTGTCGTTGCCGCGTTGATTCACTGTTGAATTTATACGTTTAaagttcaaataaatatctaatactaagatttttttgcttttaactGCAGATGTGtctgttaaattttcaatcgAATTTCAGTCTCTGAAGAGGTTCTACTATTGTTTGGTCGTTAATTAagcttttttgaaaactattgagttacttaaaaatataaggtgCATTAGTTATCATGATTTTCCTTTCTTATTAATTATCTTTCGAAAAACTTCTGGTTGTTGCCACTCACAAGTCGCAGCTTCCCGTTTGCGTCTCTTCATGTCTTCTATGTTTTTCGACGCTATCTCTTCAAGGAAATTGGCATAATCtaatatgaatttaaaaaactttgaaagtAAACAGAAATTTTCCTTTACCCGTGGGATCTGTAAGCTCTCGTTTCATTTTACGGTTTTGGTTTTGCGCTAAATGTTTAATGGTAGATTctgcttaatttttgaaaaaaaaaattatacaaaaataaagtacaACAACAGTAAatgttaaaagaaaaataaaatatttttgacaatgaaGTAGACTTTTAGTAATAAAGAATGATTCTTATTGATGatggaaaaaaattttcaaagagatttttgagattttttcagttttcagaatttttttctaaattaagtaAAGCATTGAACGCATTTTAAAAGACTTTCTCTCCTAGAGTCCAAGTGGAAGAATGTACCCTGTAAATTTCAGTCTCTAAAGAGGTTCTACTATAGTTTTGGCGTTAATTAAGCTTTTTTTGAAGACTATTGAGTTActcaaaaatataaggtgcaTTAGTTATCATAATTTTCCtttcttattaattatttttcgaaaaactttGGTTGTTATCACTTACAAGTCGCAGCATCCCGTTTGCGTCTTTCCATGTCTTCTATGTCTTTCGATGCTATCTCTTCAAGAAAACTGGGATAATCTATTATGAAATTAGAAAACTTTGGAAATAAacattagaaatttttcttttacccGTGGGATCTGTAAGCTGTCGTTTCATTTTCCAATTGCGAAGCAAAGTGCACAACCGAAAGCATTTTTCTGTTTGCTTCCAGGCCGTTAGAGAATGCCCGTACAGAGCAACCATTACTATGAAAAATGGAACTGCcacaaaaagtatcaaaatGAGACCCGTTTGAAAGGCAGATCTTTTCGTCCAACATGTCTATAAAACTTGCTAATGACAAATTAAGATCTTTTAAGTTGCTTTACTTTGGGCCGAACACCTTTTGGGTCTTGTGGTATCAAAAACATTCTACGAAATTTGACTTGCTTGTCACTTGGTACGCACTTGTGGTCACTCAAGAAACGGTCACTaggtgattaaaaaaaacgaaatttgtgtgttcaaaatttattaaccaTGTCCAAAATCCAGGTTTTGTAAGAATAAACATcaatgtaaaaaacaatcgcATAACTTTCATTTTTTGGGCAAAAAGTCTCCAAATGCATTCCCACCAAGTTGTTACTTTGGTCGATCATTGGAGCATTAACCCTTTTTCCACAAAACTCGTTCCTGCTTGAAATGTAACAAGAAACATGCTTCTGTTTGATGAAACCCGTACAGTCCTCGTGTTGATAAACACGAACATCAAAACTGAGcaatttgttgaatttttgccTTTGTGCCAACGGGAGATCCACTCTCCTATCCCAAGTAAAGCTCTGTACAAATCGATCAAGTTTCGCAATTTCAAATGCCTTATCGTCAGTTGCATTAAAATGTAGCAAAACCAAaccaaaattagaaaaaatgacattattgaCCCTTTTTGTCACTCCCCCGAAAGACCACCATGACGACCCTAATCTCAGAACGCCCAAATTTTCAACACAGTCATCAACAGCTAGGGCCCAGTTTCGCGCAATAACACCAACAGCACATTTGAAAAATC is a genomic window containing:
- the Arl6 gene encoding ADP-ribosylation factor-like protein 6 isoform X2, whose product is MGLFSKFAFFLGVRKKEVNVLVVGLNNSGKSTVVNHFKNEEERVTEIVPTVGFSVEKFQNQNLAFTAFDMSGHGRYRDLWEHYYKDCHGIIFVVDSSDRLRLVVVKEELDLLLQHPDICNRKIPVLFFANKMDCKDALSSVKIAAGLGLDKIMDKPWHIAASNALTGEGLQEGVEWLTQQIRDVVLNKS
- the Arl6 gene encoding uncharacterized protein Arl6 isoform X1; this encodes MFLIPQDPKGVRPKTCWTKRSAFQTGLILILFVAVPFFIVMVALYGHSLTAWKQTEKCFRLCTLLRNWKMKRQLTDPTDYPSFLEEIASKDIEDMERRKRDAATLNQRGNDNEMLSMKLEQKRKETEEKYEEEGLSIQHYFPVAALLEKMYFDGNEDRFKCTIAKLSTNWALTTTDCFNYNSDNWDLLSVRSNSHYWSKGGLIKKIENVFWYEKLVAIKLKSDQASTRFYISQFVNVSNREQIFYWDVNLHLPLQKRVKFGELQITNMPLEKALHVPIFDYGKHLIGFQSFKFTYKNVTAYRSWLRELGAFP